CAACGCAGCGGCTCCAGGCAGCGCTGAGGAGTGAAAGGTCAAAGCATCCACTGGAAACTGGAGTGTTGTCACACCCCGGGAAGGGATGTTTCCACTGGGGAACTGGGAAcgtgctgctcccttgctgtATCCCTCCTATCCAGGGGAAAGAAAGCTCTGTAAAGTGTGAAACGGGGATAAATCACATTTACACTTTGCAGGAGACGTGGGACACTGTTTAGAGACTCATTATCTCCTCAGGGCTGGGTCCGTCCCCTtgctggcaggggacaggcaTTGCTGTGGGGtcagggatggcacagggagctgtggaaaTGCAGATTAAATTGCTGCCAGCCACCCTGACCCTCTCCTGCTCACTCACAAGCAcatggcttttaaaataaatggctTTTAGAAGTGAaattgcagctgagccattggCCGTGGGTGAGGACAGTGGGTTACCCatgggagcagtgctgcaggagcagggtgggcatGGCAGGAGAGCGGCTggcagagggcagagagctgcaattcctcattcccagaGGTTTTCCTGtgtcccagtggctcccaggcCCCAGGGGCGGCCGTGGGCAAggccaggcagagccagagcagggttaatgcagctctgggagctcattagtgctgtgccctgagcagtgtcagggctggagaggggcagccCCGCTCCCCTGCCATTCACTCCCTGCTCATTATCTCCAAGGCACTAATTAGGGCCCGCAGAGGAAGCACAAGACACACAATCAATATTATTGGGCCAAATTTGCAGCTGGTGTGAATCGTCGATGGGCAGAGAACGAGAGATGCCGAGGGGCAAGGAGGGAGCTCATTCCCTGCCAGGATAACACCAAACTTGGTGCAAAGCTCCAGGGAATATCTGGAATTGCAGACTGCACTTGCATGGTGCTGTTCTGTGTCTGTTTTAGCAGCAACCAACTGCCGAAAGTCAAAATTGGAGAATTTCAACTCTTTCCAGCTCtgcatcagcccctggggctccAGGAGTGTGGGCTCACGTTCCTGTGGATCAACAGGAGGGactcaaagcccacccagtgccacccagtgccaccccagccacagctgctctgggcaccctgtgccaggccctcatccccctcacagggaacaattccttccctgTATCTAACCTAAATTTTAATCTAACAAATTTTAATCTAAACCTTATAAAACTGTATACATTTTAATGACACAATTAGTTTTTCAGTCCAGCTAATTCTAACATAAATTTTGATCCAGCCTGGCCATGCTaaagcagccagagctgggtcagagctgcagctctgccctccccgAGCTTTGCATCCCCACCAGCCCTGGTGACAGCTCAGGAAACGGATTCCACCAAATCCCACAACAACTGATGGGAACTGCTCTAATCTCTGGCAGATAAGGAGTTGCTACAGCAAAGCCAACATAAACCTGAGCTCCCTGGCAGGCTGGGCTGTTGTTTAGCTGCTGTTGCTAGCCAGCTACTGTACCTGATTGCAGAGACCACCCTGTGTCCAAACCTTCTCACTTAACTCGACACATTCATTTTCAACACCATGTGAAGCTCCCAGCCTGGACAGGCTCAGTCACACAGGGCTGAAGGACATTGTCTGgggagctggagagctgcaggagcatccCTCAGCCCTTCAGACTCCTTAGGATGTTAATATTGAATTTTCCTCAGTGTTAATATTGAATATCCCTCAATGTTAATATTGAATATTCCTCAATGTTAGTCTTGAATATTCCTCAGTGTTAGTACTGAATATTTCTCAGTGTTAATATTGAATATTCCTCAGTGTTAATATTGAATATCCCTCAATGTTAATATTGAATATTCCTCAATGTTATTATTGAATATCCCTCAATGTTAATATTGGATATTCCTCAATGTTAGTATTGAATATTCCTCAGTGTTAATATTGAATATTCATCAGTGTTAATATTGAATATCCCTCAATGTTAATATTGAATATTCCTCAATGTTATTATTGATTATTCCTCAATGTTAGTATTGAATATTCCTCAATGTTAGTATTGAATATTCCTTAAtgttaatattaaatattcctCAATGTTAATATTGAGTATTCCTCAATGTTAATATTGAATATTCCTCAGTGTTAATATTGAACATCCCTAATGTTAATATTGAATATCCCTCAATGTTATTATTGAATATCCCTCAATGTTATTATTGAATATCCCTCAATGTTAATATTGAAtaaatgctgctgcagcatttaTTCCAGCTAAACTCAGCTAAACTAAAGCACACAGTGTTGTCTCTGTTGGTCatcacagaaagcaaaatattgtGAGATAGGGAACAAGCCAAGACCTTCCTGTTCAGGAAGCTTTGCTCTGTGCCACGGAAATCCATTCCTCTGGTATAGTTTCCTTTATTGCAGCCTTGTTGATTGCTTTTATCCCTCCTATTTCCTGCCTTTACTTAAAAAATACAACCAAAAGTTTTTCTAAGCCCTTGAAATGCTGAGCAGGAGGGGGATCACTTTGTGCTGGGAACAGAATCCCACTGAACCCCTCCTCAGGGCCAGAGACACCTGGGTGGCTCCTGGGCcatgccagggctcagccccaaACCTTTCCACCATTAACCAGGAAAAACCCACCATGACCCAGGAAATGACAGCCAGAAAATCCCACCATTAACCAGGAAAATCCCACCATGACCCAGGAAATGACAGCCAGAAAATCCCACCATTAACCAGGAAAATCCCACCATTTCCAGGAAATGACAGCCAGAAAATCCCACCATTAACCAGGATATCTCACCATTAACCAGGAAATGACAGCCAGAAAATCCCACCATTAACCAGGAAAATCCCACCATTTCCAGGAAATGACAGCCAGAAAATCCCACCATTAACCAGGAAAATCCCACCATTACCAGGAAATCCCACCCAGGAAAATCCCACAATTACAGGGGAAAACCCTCAGATTTCTCCTTTCAGTGTCAAAGCAGGAGTTTGGGTAAGCTGAGGGAgatattttggggctgttttctattttctgtgccacagcccctccctggctgccctgcccttgctgggctcAGAACACCCAGCTGTGGCCAAAGGCACCAATACCCAGCAATAATACTCTGCACATCATAAACCTCTTCCTCCAAGGAGTGCTGATAAGAATTTCCATTTTTAGTCGAGGGCAAATGAACCATTCAGCCTTTATTTGTTGCTGCTGCACTTGAAGAGGGAGCAGAAGctaattttttaacttttcctgTAAATAATGCATTAATGAAGACAGATGGGTCAGCAACATAAACAAAAGCTCTATCTCAAGCtggttttgttctggttttgtttcccaATATAGTAAGCAAATCACCACCACCCCAGTTCCCATCCTATTAACAGTGTTTGCACTCCAAATGTTGAACTGGGTTGTAAGGAAGTTTAAATTAGCCCTGGGCTGTAGTTTTTCAAATGTTTGAAGCAGATGTTCAAGTGCCACGAaatcttcttcttttttttttttttttccctattcctttttttcctcctctctaaAATCCCAGTGGATTTTGCAGGGCTTTGGCTCAGTGTGTGTCACAGAAAATCCCAAACTCCAGCTCTGCCATTGTGCTGTGGGTAACCCAACTACCCGGGGCTgtcaaaattcccattttcctttggaaattcTGCCTCTGGTTTGCCTTGctctctgagcagcctcagaAGGGCAGGGCAGTAACTTTAGGGAGGAGAAACTTGGAATAGGTTCTGTTTTCCCAAACCTTTCTAAAATTAAGACTGAATTGAAGATTTAAATCGAACGTCTGCTAATATGCTGAGATAAAACAGATCAGAAATGAAAGGAGAATCGATGCACACCAGAATTTAATGTGACAAATAAAGCCTTTTAGAAACAGAAGTCACAGTACTcatgtggatggatggatggaaggaaggagcatagaaacaaagaaaatgaaaacgtGCAGGGGAACAGTTCCTCAGGGACTCATGGGACTCCCAGCTCGGCAGCCCTGGCTCTTGTCACACCCTCACCCTGTTATTTGTGAGTGTTGTGTCTGCTTGGACAGGGGCTTTAAAGCACTCTGAACTTGCAGAAACAGCCTTGATTTGCTGCCTGGGGAAAGCTCTTTAGGAAATGTCTGCCCCCCTGGTTTTCTTGCTCTGATCTCTGTCACTGAACTGCATGAACGTCCAAGAAATGCCTTTGCATGGTTGTGTTGAAAAGGGCAAAGGGAGGATTTTGCTCAGACGCCCCTGATAAATGAAACCCCACTCGCAGGACAGGAGTTCTGATCTCAGGTGTACTGAAGGATTCAAGAGAAGCTCAGTTTTCTCCCAGAACAGCACAATGAGACACAGCTTTACTTCCTTCACCCCAAACTCTGGCTGAAATCCTCCTCCATCAGCAGGACAGTCCTCATGTCTTTATGAAGAGAAGTTATATCAGCAGGCTGGCTGCCCCTAGTTCTGAAGGACCACCATTGATATTTATTGACAATTTTACTGGTCTTGTAGAAGTTCACACACACCCAGCTGATGAAATGACACATGGCTGTGTTTGCTCTGTACCTGAACACTCCACAGACTCTGCTGCGCTCCAGCAAATCTCTGCCGGACGAGGACAGAGAGTGAATCCCTGACAGACACTGAGGGcaggcactgctctgctttgcCGTGTGGTGCCTTGAGGATTTACAGTGAGACCTCACAGATTTATGGGCATTGCAGGGGGTTATTTATTGGTTTTGAGGCTCAGctttccctgcagagccactggTGCAGTCAGGGAAGGAcaggggaggcagggagggcagatCTCTGCCACGGCAGCGCCCGCAGAAATGAGATGATAAAAGCAAATGTCGGATTATCTCCCTAATGCTGGATTATCACTCCTAACAAGGTGAGTGGCTTGTCTTGGCAAATGGCTTCAGAAGAATCGTGGATGGTTTTGAAAGGGTCTGTGTGGTCACACTTCAACCgttggctgctgcagctgatggCAGCAGAGCAAATGTCACACCTCCCCGAATTCCTGCATCGTGCCATGAGCTCTGATTGCAGAGTGCCTCGGGGAAAGGGCTGTCAGGGCTGTCACTCACTCACAGGGTGAGCAATAAAGCAATATCACAGCCCGGGGTGCAGGCCACTATCTGCACACTGCAAAACTCTACAATAAACTACACAGCGGAGCACTTAGAGCTGTGATACCCCCACAAGAGGAGCTGTAAATTGATGAGCCCATACTCCAGAACTCCACTGAAATAAATCACTGCAgtgagggagcagctctgcaggcaaggGGGTAACTGAGCCATGTGGAGCTTACAAGTATCCAAGAAGTCAGCAGCCTCCTTCTCTGTGCCACACAACTCAACAGAGAGATTCCGTGTGAAGTAGGATCAGTTTTATCCAAGTGGGATTACACAcaagcacaaaaataaaacattctgtATTCTACATTATATTACAAAGGCAGGCAGTCAATAAATAGGTCAATAAATTATGGGAAGCACAGAGGAGTATGTGTGAAAATGGGTGAAATTGGGTTTAGTTGGTGCGTGATAAAGTCTCGGGTGTTCATTCCCATGAAGTGTTGCAGTGATTCTTTCAAAGACCCTTATCACTCCTAGGGAAGATAACTTTCCCTTAAAAGTGTAAAACAGATGCAGGGACAGTACAGTAGGCTCTGGTACAGGCTAAAAGAGTCAACATCACTTACACTTTCCCAAGAATCTGACAAATTTGCAGCTTAGTATAAATAAAGTGACGGGTCTATTGTTTCTCAGCTCTGACACCTCCTTATCACCACGATTTGTCGCAGAAGAGTGGTGGAAACATGGCATGTGACTCCATCTGCAGAGTCTGGGGGGAGGAATATCCCTGGGAATGGACAATTCTGCACTTACAGAGAGGGAGGATGCCCGTGTGGCAccaagggctctgctgctctgcctggcactgctgggccatCCCAGCTGGATTGTGCAGCTGCATCTGAGGGGATTTGCTGGCTGGGAACGGGCGCTGCTTCTTAGCTGGGAGGAATTTCAAGGACAATTTTAGCTGGTGCAATTCCAAGGGTTGAGGAAATTTATtgcacttccttctgccacctAAAGCTCTGGCCCTTGAGAGCCacggctgctgcagcagcaaagccagagCTGCCTCAGAGTGATTTTGTAATAAACCTGCACAGGGGGAATTTCTCGCCTTGGCCCTtgcctggcactgctcctggGCCACCTGCTTTCCTAAAAAAGGTGGGAAAGGGAATGGTGCCCTTCTGCTCCAGATGCCAAATCTTCCCTGCCAGTTGCCTTTGACTGAAACAGGGAAAGAGTGAAGAAAGtattaagaaaaaaggaaaacaaacacctTGTTTGTGCCTTAGTGATTCAGGAGCTTGAGAGTGATCAGGATGTAAGATCTACAGAGataaatcaaggaaaaaaagagcatgTAAAGACCTTTATGAAGATATTACAGAAGACTGAACAATCTAGGTGTAATTGCCCATCACTCTCGTATCTTTAACAGCTCTGGAAAGCCCTGGAGATGCCAATCAACATTCATAAAGTACAAAAATATGCCTTTATTTCCGTGAATTTGGATGTGCCTTTTTGGCACCAGGAGCCCTCCCAAACAATCCAGTGATCAGCTCCATGCcctggcaggaggagaggcTCGGTCGCGATCTGGACAGCGAAGAGCAGCGAGAAGGAAGACAAGGAACAAAATATACAATCCCTACACGACATGCCCATTCCCCGTGGCAGGAAACATACAATTATCTGTACAGGCCTCATTAAATAACCTCATTAAATAGCAAATCCCAAATGTACAAATTTACAGACTGAATCATTAAATACTCCCCCCGTGCCCTCCCCGCGTGCGCGTTCCCTCCTACTATCTGCAGCCGCACTCTGACACCACCATGCCCTCGTACTTGAACTTGTAGGTGACCACCCCTGCATCCAAGTAGAGGATGGAGATGGGGTCGAGTTTGGTGGGCACGCAGCAGGCCTTGGAGGCTTTCTGGGGGTTCTTCAGGTGAACCAAAGTCTTGACTATGGCGTGTTTGGTGGGCGTGACGTGCTCCGTCAGGGGGTAGGCGCACACGCCGTGGCACTCGTACGCTTCGTAGCCCGCCGGGGCGATGATCCAGGAGTCCCAGCCAATCTCCTTGAAGTCGATGTAGAGAGGAGTCTTTTTGCAGTAGTTGCCCTTGGCGTTCCTGCGGATGCGGGCGGTGGAGTCGTAGATGATGTTGGAGCGCATCTGGAGCAGCGCCTCCTCGCCGGGCTGGTCGTGGAAGTTGCCAACCTCCAGGTTCTCCAGGCCCAGGAACTGCTCGTGGTCGATCATCTCGTTcagctcttccttctcctcctttctgTCGTTGCTTTGGTCGTCGGAGTACACCaccagcaggggcaggtgctTGGCCTCGGAGTTGATGTCGATGTCGAGTTTCCCTTCCCCGTTGTgctcctccccttccctgctctcgATGTGAACCTCGAGCCGGTGCGTGGtcagccctgccctgcgccAGCGCCGGATGGCCTCGGTCACCTCGAAGCTCTCCCACTCGCTGCTCGTGCCGTAgatgtgcctggaggccagggccaCCATCTTCCTGTCCTCCCCGGCCCCCAGGGGGATGTTGTCCAGCACCTCGAAGATGGTGACCTTCCTGTCCAGCCCCTCGTAGAGCCTCTGGTCCCGCTCCACCAGGGTGTAGAGCCGCAGCTCTGCCATGGTGATCTCCTCGTGGTGAGGGATGGAGACGTTGAAGAGCAGCGGGTACCTCCGGGTTCCTGTCACGCCTATGGGGTGGGAATCCAAGTCTGCAAGGGACAAAAGTCGAATGTTTTAGGAGAGTCAACGCAtccacaaacacacacactgaGGGTCATCCAGCATGCTGGGTTTCACCTGGACAGCTccaggaaaatgttctttcagCACTTCCCACAGCTGTGCTTGGAAAAAGGGCTGAAGTTATTTTAGATGTGTAAGGACTGCAAGGTGCCACACCTGCTACAGACCTGGATTTAGTGATCCTCCTTCTGGCCCCAGGCTTTCCAGGGACTTCCTTGCCAACTGGAAggtttatatattaaaaatgtgcTACCTAATAATGACATAGGAATCACTTCTAGGGTGCTGCACAGCAACTACTTAATaaacaaagggaaaacattCATTGGGGCAGGCACTGAGGCCAACATGAAGTGAACGACATGCAATCTGCAAACACAAGGAATGTGTGTGCTGCAGTGTTCCTGTGCTAGCAGGAATTCCCTGCTGCTCAAACACCCCTCAGACATGGAGAGGGCCAAGCACTTGgggaggaaaagctgctttGAGAGATGCTTTACATTAGTCAGGGCGGGTGGTGACACCAGGGTGACCTGGCAGCCACAGGTGCCATGGGCTTTGCTGAGCAACCAGCTGCACTCAGCCAGGCCCCTGGGCACCTTTAGC
The Ammospiza caudacuta isolate bAmmCau1 chromosome 26, bAmmCau1.pri, whole genome shotgun sequence genome window above contains:
- the BMP10 gene encoding bone morphogenetic protein 10, with protein sequence MDSVVLQLWAVLSLLVHLAACSPILSLEHSSLEEDMPLFDEILSEQDGVDFNTLLQNMKNEFLKTLNLSDIPLHESAKVDPPEYMLELYNRFATDRTSMPSANIIRSFKNEDLDSHPIGVTGTRRYPLLFNVSIPHHEEITMAELRLYTLVERDQRLYEGLDRKVTIFEVLDNIPLGAGEDRKMVALASRHIYGTSSEWESFEVTEAIRRWRRAGLTTHRLEVHIESREGEEHNGEGKLDIDINSEAKHLPLLVVYSDDQSNDRKEEKEELNEMIDHEQFLGLENLEVGNFHDQPGEEALLQMRSNIIYDSTARIRRNAKGNYCKKTPLYIDFKEIGWDSWIIAPAGYEAYECHGVCAYPLTEHVTPTKHAIVKTLVHLKNPQKASKACCVPTKLDPISILYLDAGVVTYKFKYEGMVVSECGCR